A single region of the Enterobacteriaceae endosymbiont of Donacia cinerea genome encodes:
- the tsaD gene encoding tRNA (adenosine(37)-N6)-threonylcarbamoyltransferase complex transferase subunit TsaD, with translation MLFMGIETSCDDTSVAIYDNNLGILCNNIYTQKIHSKYGGVVPELAARNHLKIIIPLIKKTLFKIKKNLSDINAIAYTSGPGQINSLIIGAIISHTLAFSLNIPIIPVNHMEGHLFSIMLQKNKPTYPFIGLLISGGHTQLIYTSKFGEYKILGKNIDDAVGETLDKISKLLGLDYPGGKNLFKLSKYGTPKKFVFPRPMILKKNNLNFSFSGLKTFVINFIKKQNLKNFKIRADIACALEDAVIETLYIKSLRALKKYNINQLIIAGGVSANIKLRIFLHKKLKKHNIKLFYSNKKLCTDNAAMIAYIGAKNFSPKNKKYILKNIYINSKLSLEDKI, from the coding sequence ATGCTTTTTATGGGAATAGAAACATCATGTGATGATACATCAGTAGCAATTTATGACAATAATTTAGGAATATTATGTAATAATATTTATACTCAAAAAATACATTCTAAATATGGAGGTGTAGTACCTGAATTAGCAGCTAGAAATCATTTAAAAATAATTATTCCTCTAATTAAAAAAACTTTATTTAAAATAAAAAAAAATTTAAGTGATATCAATGCAATAGCTTATACATCAGGACCAGGACAAATAAATTCTTTAATAATAGGAGCAATTATTTCACATACATTAGCTTTTTCTTTAAATATTCCTATTATTCCAGTAAATCATATGGAAGGACATTTGTTTTCTATAATGTTACAAAAAAATAAACCTACCTATCCTTTTATAGGTTTATTAATTTCTGGTGGACATACTCAGTTAATTTATACATCTAAATTTGGAGAATATAAAATATTAGGAAAAAATATAGATGATGCTGTAGGGGAAACTTTAGATAAAATATCTAAACTCTTAGGATTAGATTACCCTGGTGGTAAAAATTTATTTAAATTATCTAAATATGGTACTCCCAAAAAATTTGTGTTTCCCAGACCTATGATACTAAAAAAAAATAATTTAAATTTTAGTTTTTCTGGATTAAAAACTTTCGTAATAAATTTTATAAAAAAACAAAATTTAAAAAATTTTAAAATTAGAGCAGATATTGCATGTGCATTAGAAGATGCAGTAATAGAAACTCTTTATATTAAAAGTTTAAGAGCTTTAAAAAAATATAATATTAATCAATTGATAATTGCAGGAGGAGTTAGTGCAAATATAAAATTAAGAATATTTTTACATAAAAAATTAAAAAAACATAATATAAAATTATTTTATAGTAATAAAAAATTATGTACTGATAATGCAGCTATGATTGCTTACATTGGAGCAAAAAATTTTTCTCCAAAAAATAAAAAATATATATTAAAAAATATTTATATAAATTCTAAACTATCTTTAGAAGATAAGATTTAA
- the pyrH gene encoding UMP kinase codes for MNIQSKIIYNRIILKISGEFLQGKNLSGIDNKLLDYLIKEIKSILPLGIELAIVIGGGNLFRGKYCEGNNNLKRVLGDQIGMLSTIINGLLLYQSIKNKLINVYLMSSFPIQGICQGYNAFKAIDLIKNNIIILTGGIGNPLFTTDTTACLRGIELEADAVLKATKVNGVYSKDPLIYPDAKFFNKIEYDYVIKKKIKIMDNTAFILARDYNIPIHIFNIQKPGSLYRILTGKIEGTIIKNN; via the coding sequence ATGAATATTCAATCAAAAATAATTTATAATCGTATTATATTAAAAATCAGTGGAGAATTTTTACAAGGTAAAAATTTATCCGGTATAGATAATAAATTATTAGATTATCTTATAAAAGAAATAAAAAGTATTTTACCATTAGGTATTGAATTAGCTATAGTAATAGGAGGAGGAAATCTATTTAGAGGTAAATATTGTGAAGGTAATAATAATTTAAAAAGAGTATTAGGTGATCAAATTGGTATGTTATCAACTATAATTAATGGTTTATTATTATATCAATCAATTAAAAATAAATTAATTAACGTTTATTTAATGTCATCTTTTCCAATTCAGGGTATATGTCAAGGATATAATGCTTTTAAAGCAATTGATTTAATTAAAAATAATATAATTATATTAACAGGGGGAATAGGAAATCCTTTATTTACTACAGATACTACGGCATGTTTAAGAGGAATTGAATTAGAAGCTGATGCCGTATTAAAAGCAACAAAAGTTAATGGAGTATACTCAAAAGATCCTTTAATTTATCCTGATGCTAAATTTTTTAATAAAATAGAATATGATTATGTAATAAAGAAAAAAATAAAAATTATGGATAATACAGCTTTTATCTTAGCACGTGATTATAATATACCTATACATATTTTTAACATTCAAAAACCAGGATCACTTTATAGAATATTGACAGGTAAAATAGAAGGAACAATAATTAAAAATAATTAA
- the map gene encoding type I methionyl aminopeptidase: protein MKIIIKNTEEIKKIYKSCQLAVEVLEMIKKYILPGVSTEEINNICHNYITKNQKAIPATLGYNGFPKSVCISKNDIVCHGISNKNDILKNGDIVNIDVTILYNNYYGDTSKMFFVGNKISKKSKLLCLTAQKSLYKAINILKPGIRLYKIGKVIQNYVESKKFSVVRNYCGHGIGKNFHEDPQILHYKSYDYGILLKPGMIFTIEPMINIGHHDVYLTRDNWTVKTKDKTNSAQYEHTVLITNFGRKILTLRKEEKIHFKYI, encoded by the coding sequence ATGAAAATTATAATTAAAAATACGGAAGAAATAAAAAAAATTTATAAATCTTGTCAATTAGCAGTAGAAGTATTAGAAATGATTAAAAAATATATATTACCTGGAGTTAGTACTGAAGAAATAAATAATATATGTCATAATTATATTACAAAAAATCAAAAAGCTATACCTGCTACTTTAGGATATAATGGTTTTCCAAAATCTGTATGCATTTCTAAAAATGATATTGTATGTCATGGAATTTCAAATAAAAATGATATATTAAAAAATGGTGATATTGTTAATATAGATGTAACTATTTTATATAATAATTATTATGGTGATACATCAAAAATGTTTTTTGTAGGTAATAAAATTTCTAAAAAATCTAAATTATTATGTTTAACTGCTCAAAAAAGTTTATATAAAGCTATTAATATTTTAAAACCAGGTATTAGATTATATAAAATTGGGAAAGTAATACAAAATTATGTAGAATCAAAAAAATTTTCTGTTGTAAGAAATTATTGTGGACATGGTATAGGTAAAAATTTTCATGAAGATCCACAAATTTTACATTATAAATCATATGATTATGGTATTTTATTAAAACCTGGTATGATATTTACTATTGAACCTATGATAAATATAGGACATCATGATGTATATTTAACAAGAGATAATTGGACTGTCAAAACTAAAGATAAAACTAATTCAGCACAATATGAACATACTGTACTTATTACTAATTTTGGAAGAAAAATTTTAACTTTAAGAAAAGAAGAAAAAATACATTTTAAATATATATAA
- the tsf gene encoding translation elongation factor Ts, with product MKIDINKIKKLRNITNISIIECKKALTKTKGDINQALAYIKKYEKIESIKKSKNKTKEGVILDYLVEDFGILLEINCQTDFVTKSVQIINFGNKILKYIIKNHQTDISFIRKIFNKERIELIGILKENIYINRLNYIKGKFIGKYIHHNKRIGVMIKSNVNNNLLMKQIAMHIAMLKPNYINEKDIPINIIKNEYQLQKKIALQHNKSKIIVKKIIEGRLRKFINNITLYNQKFLLDNNKTVFNFLNENNMQILKFICLELGTNIVKN from the coding sequence TTGAAAATTGATATTAATAAAATTAAAAAATTAAGAAATATAACAAATATTAGTATTATTGAATGTAAAAAAGCATTAACAAAAACAAAGGGAGATATTAATCAAGCTCTAGCTTATATAAAAAAATATGAAAAAATAGAATCTATTAAAAAATCTAAAAATAAAACAAAAGAAGGAGTAATTTTAGATTATCTTGTTGAAGATTTTGGAATATTATTAGAAATAAATTGTCAAACTGATTTTGTAACAAAATCAGTACAAATCATAAATTTTGGAAATAAAATTTTAAAATATATAATTAAAAATCACCAAACAGATATATCTTTTATAAGAAAAATTTTTAATAAAGAAAGAATAGAATTAATTGGAATATTAAAGGAAAATATATATATTAATCGCTTAAATTATATTAAAGGAAAATTTATAGGAAAATATATACATCATAACAAACGTATTGGTGTAATGATTAAATCTAATGTAAATAATAATTTATTAATGAAACAAATTGCAATGCATATAGCAATGTTAAAACCTAATTATATTAATGAAAAAGACATTCCGATAAATATTATAAAAAATGAATATCAACTACAAAAAAAAATTGCATTACAACATAATAAATCTAAAATAATTGTTAAAAAAATAATAGAAGGACGTTTAAGAAAATTTATAAATAACATTACTTTATATAATCAAAAATTTTTATTAGATAATAACAAAACGGTATTTAATTTTTTAAATGAAAATAATATGCAAATTTTAAAATTTATATGTTTAGAATTAGGTACAAATATTGTTAAAAATTAA
- the ribB gene encoding 3,4-dihydroxy-2-butanone-4-phosphate synthase: MNILDIEFGNYEVRIKNAIFSLQKGYGILILDDKNRENESDIVFSAENVSILDIAFAIRYGSGIVCLCITEDLRKKLKLPMMVKKNTSFYKTGFTITIEAAKGISTGVSAKDRFTTIKTAIANNVVPEDLNRPGHVFPLRAVNGGVFKRPGHTEATIDLLKIANIKPTGVLCELTNEDGSMAKIFDTISFAKKNKMVVITINDLKKYIIKNNINI; the protein is encoded by the coding sequence ATGAATATACTTGATATAGAATTTGGTAATTATGAAGTACGTATTAAAAATGCTATTTTTTCTTTACAAAAAGGATATGGAATTTTAATTTTAGATGATAAAAATAGAGAAAATGAAAGTGATATAGTATTTTCAGCAGAAAATGTATCCATATTAGATATAGCTTTCGCAATTAGATACGGTAGTGGTATTGTATGTTTATGTATTACAGAAGATTTACGTAAAAAATTAAAATTACCTATGATGGTAAAAAAAAATACTAGTTTTTATAAAACTGGATTTACAATTACTATTGAAGCAGCTAAAGGTATATCTACTGGAGTATCAGCAAAAGATAGATTTACAACAATTAAAACAGCTATTGCTAATAATGTTGTTCCTGAAGATTTAAATAGACCAGGACATGTATTTCCGTTAAGAGCTGTTAATGGAGGAGTTTTTAAGAGGCCAGGACATACTGAAGCTACAATAGATTTATTAAAAATTGCAAATATTAAACCCACTGGAGTATTATGTGAACTAACTAATGAAGATGGATCTATGGCAAAAATATTTGATACAATATCTTTTGCAAAAAAAAATAAAATGGTTGTAATTACTATTAATGATTTAAAAAAATATATTATTAAAAATAATATTAATATTTAA
- the rpsB gene encoding 30S ribosomal protein S2: MSISINEMFKVGAHFGHQTRYWNPKMKKFIFKYKNKIHIINLDKTIIMFNNALKELKKISSRKGKILFIGTKKAASNLIKETAINCNQFFVNHRWLGGMLTNWKTVKKSIKKLKELELQKKNGIFKQLIKKEILTRNRELLNLEKSLGGIKNMGGLPDAVFVIDVNHEKIAINEAKKLNIPIFAIVDTNSNPEGINFVIPANDDAIRAIKLYLYYVTKTIINNNLKINNKDNLKIN; the protein is encoded by the coding sequence ATGTCTATTTCTATTAATGAAATGTTCAAAGTAGGAGCTCATTTTGGACATCAAACTCGTTATTGGAATCCGAAAATGAAAAAATTTATTTTTAAATATAAAAATAAAATACATATTATAAATTTAGATAAAACTATTATTATGTTTAATAATGCTTTAAAAGAATTAAAAAAAATAAGTTCTCGTAAAGGTAAAATCTTGTTTATTGGAACTAAAAAAGCAGCATCTAATCTTATAAAAGAAACTGCAATTAATTGTAATCAATTTTTTGTAAATCATCGTTGGTTAGGAGGTATGTTAACTAATTGGAAAACTGTAAAAAAATCTATTAAAAAATTAAAAGAATTAGAATTACAAAAAAAAAATGGAATCTTTAAACAATTAATAAAAAAAGAAATTCTAACACGTAATAGAGAATTATTAAATTTAGAAAAAAGTTTAGGTGGTATAAAAAATATGGGAGGATTACCTGATGCAGTATTTGTTATTGATGTAAATCATGAAAAAATTGCTATTAATGAAGCTAAAAAATTAAATATTCCTATTTTTGCTATAGTAGATACTAATTCAAATCCTGAAGGAATTAATTTTGTTATACCTGCTAACGATGATGCTATTCGTGCAATTAAATTATATTTATATTATGTAACTAAAACTATTATTAATAATAATTTAAAAATTAATAATAAAGATAATTTAAAAATTAATTAG
- a CDS encoding multifunctional CCA addition/repair protein, which produces MKTYLVGGAIRDYLLNIKVTDKDWVVVGSNINSMLKLGFKLVGKDFPVFLHPKTHEEYALARTEYKFGHGYKGFKYCASSKISLKEDLLRRDLTINAIAQDELGNFYDPYNGLKDLKNRLLKHVSSSFKDDPLRVLRVARFAAKLKYLNFRIHDTTLKLMKIMSHSGELLYLKPERIWKETHNALQSTHPHVFFQILKKCNALSIIFPEINKLYGIPAPLKWHPEKDTGIHTMLTLKIISKLTKNVSTRFAALCHDFGKGLTPRKLWPRHPGHGKAGIPLIKNLCKKLKIPNNIKNLSVLAAKIHDIIHDIYNQKPQDILNIYNIIDAWRKPERVKQIALISEADARGRLTLDDIEYKQGKYFIKMYKYISKLNIKNIVNNLEGSDISQKIKWERLKLIKCFLKLKN; this is translated from the coding sequence TTGAAAACTTATTTAGTTGGTGGAGCTATACGTGATTACCTTTTAAATATAAAAGTAACAGATAAAGACTGGGTTGTTGTAGGATCAAATATTAATTCAATGTTAAAATTAGGTTTTAAATTAGTTGGTAAAGATTTTCCTGTTTTTTTACACCCTAAAACTCATGAAGAGTATGCTTTAGCTAGAACAGAATATAAATTTGGACATGGATATAAAGGATTTAAATATTGTGCATCTTCTAAGATTTCTCTTAAAGAAGATTTATTGCGTAGAGATCTTACTATTAATGCTATTGCACAAGATGAATTAGGAAATTTTTATGATCCATATAATGGATTAAAAGATCTTAAAAATCGTTTATTAAAACATGTTTCATCATCATTTAAAGATGATCCTTTAAGAGTTTTACGTGTAGCTAGATTTGCAGCTAAATTAAAATATTTAAATTTTCGTATTCATGATACGACATTAAAATTAATGAAAATTATGAGTCATTCAGGAGAATTATTATATTTAAAACCAGAAAGAATTTGGAAAGAAACACATAATGCTCTTCAATCAACACATCCACATGTATTTTTTCAAATTTTAAAAAAATGTAATGCTTTATCTATTATTTTTCCAGAAATAAATAAATTATACGGCATACCAGCTCCTTTAAAATGGCATCCAGAAAAAGATACAGGTATACATACTATGCTTACATTAAAAATAATATCTAAACTTACAAAAAATGTATCAACAAGATTTGCAGCATTATGTCATGATTTTGGTAAAGGATTAACTCCACGTAAATTATGGCCAAGACATCCAGGACATGGTAAAGCAGGCATACCTTTAATTAAGAATTTATGTAAAAAATTAAAAATTCCTAATAATATAAAAAATTTATCTGTATTAGCTGCTAAAATACATGATATTATTCATGATATATATAATCAAAAACCACAAGATATATTAAATATATATAATATAATTGATGCTTGGAGAAAACCAGAAAGAGTAAAACAAATAGCATTAATTAGTGAAGCTGATGCAAGAGGAAGATTAACATTAGATGATATAGAATATAAACAAGGAAAATATTTTATTAAAATGTATAAATATATTTCTAAATTAAATATCAAAAATATAGTTAATAATTTAGAAGGTAGTGATATATCTCAAAAAATTAAGTGGGAAAGATTAAAACTAATAAAATGTTTTTTAAAATTAAAAAATTAA
- the dnaG gene encoding DNA primase, translated as MIKYVSRIFINNLLDQIDIVYLIKNKIKLKKKGKNFFGICPFHLEKNPSFVVNSEKQLYHCFGCGVHGNIIDFIMYYDNLSFLESIELLSNMFSIPIIDNNSNTLKKVSKKNNIYYKLIFSLSTFYTNALFNISGKKAYKYLLNRGFNLYIIKYFAIGFSPLYWTNKILNNTKTIKILYEKLGILRINEKNNNFYDIFYNRIIFPIKNIKGFVVGFGGRVLKNKPPKYLNSSENDIFHKSSELYGLYETKKENNIIKKILIVEGYIDVISLFQFNIKYAVAILGTSITNKHMKKLFSITNKIIYCYDGDKSGIDAQWKSLKMSLPYLINGKEVKFMILPNKEDPDSLIRKEGQMFFEKRINNSLSFSKFFFKQLFLKNLFTSCEEKTYFIHKALSYIKLIPNYLFRINLIQQLGEKIGIINFLDIYNPIKYKKKTIINNNFKKTTIRILLSLLIQYPKLIKFVPKLKFFKSSNIDGLFFFIKFVNFYKNKNTTTVKILEQYRGTKLKKILEILVTWNHMIPDNKIEKFFINLIKKLKINILENRIEYLISLDRREGLNYKKKQELWSLNKILIQKK; from the coding sequence ATGATTAAATATGTATCTCGTATATTTATTAATAATTTATTAGATCAAATAGACATTGTATATCTAATTAAAAATAAAATCAAATTAAAAAAAAAAGGAAAAAATTTTTTTGGAATTTGTCCCTTTCATTTAGAAAAAAATCCTTCTTTTGTAGTTAATTCTGAAAAACAATTATATCATTGTTTTGGATGTGGTGTACATGGTAATATTATTGATTTTATTATGTATTACGATAATTTATCTTTTCTTGAAAGTATAGAATTACTATCAAATATGTTTAGTATACCAATTATAGATAATAATTCAAATACATTAAAAAAAGTATCTAAAAAAAATAATATTTATTATAAATTAATTTTTAGTTTAAGTACTTTTTATACAAATGCTTTATTTAATATTTCAGGAAAAAAAGCTTATAAGTATTTATTAAATAGAGGATTTAATTTATATATTATAAAATATTTTGCTATTGGTTTTTCTCCTTTATATTGGACCAATAAAATTTTAAACAATACTAAAACTATCAAAATTTTATATGAAAAACTAGGTATTTTAAGAATAAATGAAAAAAATAATAATTTTTATGATATTTTTTATAATAGAATTATATTTCCAATTAAAAATATAAAAGGTTTTGTAGTTGGTTTTGGTGGAAGAGTTCTAAAAAATAAACCTCCTAAATATTTAAATTCTTCAGAAAATGATATTTTTCATAAAAGTAGTGAATTATATGGATTATATGAAACAAAAAAAGAAAATAATATTATAAAAAAAATATTAATAGTAGAAGGATATATTGATGTAATTAGTTTATTTCAATTTAATATAAAATATGCAGTAGCTATATTAGGAACTTCTATTACTAATAAACATATGAAAAAATTATTTAGTATAACAAACAAAATTATTTATTGTTATGATGGAGATAAATCAGGTATAGATGCACAATGGAAATCTTTAAAAATGAGTTTACCTTATTTAATTAATGGTAAAGAAGTTAAATTTATGATTTTACCAAATAAAGAAGATCCAGATAGTTTAATTAGAAAAGAAGGACAAATGTTTTTTGAAAAAAGAATTAATAATTCTTTATCATTTTCAAAATTTTTTTTTAAACAATTATTTTTAAAAAATTTATTTACTTCTTGTGAAGAAAAAACTTATTTTATTCATAAAGCTTTGTCATATATTAAATTAATTCCTAATTATCTTTTTAGAATAAATTTAATTCAACAATTAGGAGAAAAAATAGGTATTATTAATTTTCTTGATATATATAATCCAATAAAATATAAAAAAAAAACAATTATAAATAATAATTTTAAAAAAACTACTATTCGTATATTATTAAGTTTATTAATACAATATCCAAAATTAATAAAATTTGTTCCAAAATTAAAATTTTTTAAAAGTTCAAATATAGATGGTTTATTTTTTTTTATAAAATTTGTAAATTTTTATAAAAATAAAAATACAACAACAGTGAAAATATTAGAACAATATAGAGGTACTAAATTAAAGAAAATTCTTGAAATTTTAGTAACATGGAACCATATGATTCCTGATAATAAAATAGAAAAATTTTTTATAAATTTAATAAAAAAATTAAAAATAAATATATTAGAAAATAGAATAGAATATTTAATATCATTAGATAGAAGAGAAGGATTAAATTATAAAAAAAAACAAGAATTATGGTCTTTAAATAAAATATTAATTCAAAAAAAATAA
- a CDS encoding undecaprenyl-diphosphate phosphatase has translation MLLNYFSYIILSIVQGLTEFLPISSSAHIIIFSKILNIIKNDNLQTFKIIIQLGSTLAIIIFFWKKLKKIIFNTIKYNFFYYKKINLLHMVVSVLPVVVIGLIFYDKIKIINNIQFIIFGLFFGGILLFFSEKFKPKKYTINSMNDISFINIFLIGCFQCLALLPGISRLGSTLSISLLIGIKRIIATELCFIISIPVIFGANLLEIYKNYSVINFNNIKIFFIGFFISFIISFIFIKKFIYIINNISLQWFTLYRLFIIILLLLIFN, from the coding sequence ATGTTATTAAATTATTTTTCTTATATAATATTAAGCATAGTTCAAGGTTTAACTGAATTTTTACCTATATCTTCAAGTGCTCATATTATTATTTTTTCTAAAATATTAAATATTATAAAAAATGATAATTTACAAACTTTTAAAATAATTATTCAATTAGGATCTACATTAGCAATAATAATATTTTTTTGGAAAAAACTAAAAAAAATTATATTTAATACAATTAAATATAATTTTTTTTATTATAAAAAAATAAATTTATTACATATGGTAGTATCCGTACTACCAGTAGTAGTTATTGGATTAATTTTTTATGATAAAATTAAAATAATAAATAATATTCAATTTATTATTTTTGGATTATTTTTTGGAGGAATATTATTATTTTTTTCAGAAAAATTCAAACCTAAAAAATATACTATTAATAGTATGAATGATATATCATTTATTAATATTTTCCTTATTGGATGTTTTCAATGTTTAGCCTTATTACCAGGAATTTCAAGATTAGGATCAACATTATCAATAAGTTTATTAATAGGAATTAAACGTATTATTGCAACTGAATTATGTTTTATAATATCTATACCTGTTATTTTTGGAGCAAATTTATTAGAAATATATAAAAATTATTCGGTAATAAATTTTAATAATATAAAAATATTTTTTATCGGTTTTTTTATTTCATTTATTATAAGTTTCATTTTTATTAAAAAATTTATTTATATAATAAATAATATTTCTTTACAATGGTTTACCTTATATCGTTTATTCATAATAATATTATTATTACTAATTTTTAATTAA
- the rpoD gene encoding RNA polymerase sigma factor RpoD, with protein MDHNSKSQLKFLIKRGKEKGYLTYSEINDHLPDNIISSNQIKNIIQMINDVGIQVMEEAPDNDDLILNNNTNNLTEVEDEVQVLSNVESEMGRTTDPVRIYMREMGTVELLTREGEIHIAKRIEEGINQVQSSIAEYPNSIKYLLKKYDKVQSGNLRLSDLIRGIINFNIKEKIIISNHQELSNNIQTENNENIIDNNLAKKKFLELKKQYYITSIFIKKKGRNHHKSLIKLKNLKNIFKQFRLVSKEFNYLVSKMRSIMFRIRTEEYNILKICIKKYNISKKKFTYIFYNHETNKNLFLKKLKKLKLKNKNYLHNDDIFFNKINKSFIKLINIEKETGLTIKKIKNINKNISIGELKTQKAKKEMIEANLRLVISIAKKYTNRGLQFLDLIQEGNIGLMKAVDKFEYRRGYKFSTYATWWIRQAITRSIADQARTIRIPVHMIETINKLNRVSRKILQELGREPTPEELSEYMLIPEDKIRKVLKIAKEPISMETPIGDDEESHLSDFIEDNTLELPLDSATSESLKTATYNILSSLTPREAKVLRMRFGIDMNSDHTLEEVGKQFDVTRERIRQIEAKALRKLRHPSRSEILKSFLDN; from the coding sequence ATGGATCATAACTCAAAATCACAACTTAAATTTCTTATAAAACGTGGAAAAGAAAAGGGTTATTTAACTTACTCAGAAATTAATGATCATTTACCTGATAATATTATAAGTTCTAATCAAATAAAAAATATTATTCAAATGATAAATGATGTGGGTATTCAAGTAATGGAAGAAGCTCCTGATAATGATGATTTAATATTAAATAATAATACAAATAATTTAACAGAAGTAGAAGATGAAGTACAAGTATTATCTAATGTAGAATCAGAAATGGGGAGAACTACAGATCCAGTACGTATTTACATGAGAGAAATGGGTACTGTAGAACTTCTAACAAGAGAGGGGGAAATTCATATAGCTAAACGTATAGAAGAAGGTATTAATCAAGTACAATCTTCAATAGCAGAATATCCTAATTCTATTAAATATTTATTAAAAAAATATGATAAAGTTCAATCTGGTAATCTTCGTTTATCAGATTTAATACGTGGTATTATTAATTTTAATATTAAAGAAAAAATTATAATTTCTAATCATCAAGAATTATCTAATAATATTCAGACAGAAAATAATGAGAATATTATAGATAATAATTTAGCAAAAAAAAAATTTTTAGAATTAAAAAAACAATATTATATAACATCAATTTTTATTAAAAAAAAAGGTAGAAATCATCATAAATCATTAATTAAATTAAAAAATCTTAAAAATATTTTTAAACAATTTCGGTTAGTATCTAAAGAATTTAATTATTTAGTATCTAAGATGCGTTCTATAATGTTTCGTATACGTACAGAAGAATATAATATATTAAAAATATGTATTAAAAAATATAATATATCAAAAAAAAAATTTACATATATATTTTATAATCATGAAACTAATAAAAATTTATTTTTAAAAAAATTAAAAAAACTTAAATTAAAAAATAAAAATTATTTACATAATGATGATATTTTTTTTAATAAAATAAATAAAAGTTTTATAAAATTAATTAATATTGAAAAAGAAACAGGATTAACAATAAAAAAAATTAAAAATATTAATAAAAATATCTCTATAGGTGAACTAAAAACTCAAAAAGCAAAAAAAGAAATGATTGAAGCTAATTTAAGATTAGTTATTTCTATTGCAAAAAAATATACAAATAGAGGATTACAATTTCTTGATTTAATCCAAGAAGGTAATATAGGTTTGATGAAAGCAGTAGATAAATTTGAATATAGAAGAGGTTATAAATTTTCTACATATGCCACATGGTGGATTAGACAAGCAATAACAAGATCTATTGCAGATCAAGCTAGAACAATAAGAATACCTGTTCATATGATTGAAACTATAAATAAACTTAATAGAGTTTCTAGAAAAATTTTACAAGAATTAGGAAGAGAACCTACCCCAGAAGAACTATCAGAGTACATGCTTATACCTGAAGATAAAATTAGAAAAGTTTTAAAAATAGCTAAAGAACCAATTTCTATGGAAACACCTATAGGTGATGATGAAGAATCACATTTAAGTGATTTTATCGAAGATAATACTTTAGAATTACCATTAGATTCAGCAACTTCAGAAAGTTTAAAAACAGCAACATATAATATTTTATCTAGTTTAACTCCAAGAGAAGCTAAGGTATTAAGAATGAGATTTGGTATTGACATGAATTCTGATCATACTTTAGAAGAAGTAGGAAAACAATTTGATGTAACTAGAGAAAGAATTAGACAAATAGAAGCAAAAGCATTAAGAAAATTAAGACATCCTAGTCGATCAGAAATTTTAAAAAGTTTTTTAGATAATTAA
- the rpsU gene encoding 30S ribosomal protein S21: MPIIKVRDNEPFDLALRRFKRSCEKAGILAEVRRREFYEKPTTERKRAKASAIKRHIKKISRENAKRIRLY; the protein is encoded by the coding sequence ATGCCTATTATAAAAGTACGTGATAATGAACCATTTGACTTAGCTTTAAGACGTTTCAAACGTTCATGTGAAAAAGCAGGAATTTTAGCAGAAGTAAGACGTAGGGAATTTTATGAAAAACCAACAACAGAGAGAAAAAGAGCGAAAGCGTCTGCAATAAAAAGACATATAAAAAAAATATCTAGAGAAAATGCTAAAAGAATACGTTTATATTAA